A genome region from Synergistales bacterium includes the following:
- a CDS encoding Hpt domain-containing protein: protein MPETRPLRPTTSPPIWDLPGFLQRLEGDTQTALDIIDIFREDAPARLRELQRALDAGDAEEAGRKAHSLKGIAVTIGGARMQTTALEAQEAGRAGDTARIRALLPTLQTQLQELLCRLDSWDGTAPVAE, encoded by the coding sequence GTGCCCGAAACGAGACCGCTCCGCCCGACGACCAGCCCCCCCATCTGGGACCTCCCCGGCTTTCTCCAGCGTCTTGAGGGCGACACCCAGACCGCCCTGGACATCATCGATATCTTCCGCGAGGACGCCCCCGCCCGCCTCCGGGAGCTGCAGCGCGCCCTGGACGCCGGGGATGCCGAGGAAGCCGGGCGGAAGGCCCACTCCCTCAAGGGCATCGCCGTCACCATCGGCGGCGCCCGCATGCAGACCACCGCCCTGGAGGCCCAGGAGGCCGGCCGCGCCGGCGACACCGCCCGGATCCGCGCCCTCCTGCCCACCCTGCAGACCCAGCTGCAGGAGCTGCTCTGCCGGCTCGACAGCTGGGACGGCACCGCCCCCGTGGCGGAGTAA
- a CDS encoding PAS domain-containing protein, protein MSGSSGSNGIDLHQYCSLARIGCWEYRHRDGTLRWGVDTAAIFGIPPEELGDTLQGFLEAVHPRDREQVAAMWRRSRETAEPCETEHRIGDTLWMRSRCSTVFDAQGRPERTLGIMQDITRHRRTEDTLRTFMDKHESILNTIPAMVFWLDREGRFIRVNRPFAERHRCAPEDINGRSLYDLYPPEEVRRYQRDNREVMASGVPKRGIEEPFHTPTGFLWVHTDKIPLTDETGAVIGIVGFAVDITARKEAEQRLRESRKLFADTVQSLDGIVVLLDGSLTIQVASKAVGTLLGIPAPVEGRSCYRAILGRDEPCPDCPARLAMEKRETVQARRRMPDGRVFQRTVSPVIGEDGQVRGVTILATDITEHTRTTERLRADEEAARAANKAKSEFLAAMSHEIRTPLNGVIGMAGLLLDSPLSGEQRRYAEIVRASGESLLHIINDILDLSKIEAGRFALDAADFNLRETMDEMAATLALEAHEKGLELLCSPRADCPTMLRGDPGLLRQVLTNLVGNAVKCTDEGQVTVGAEARRESEGQVELLFTVADTGCGIPSEEQERLFEAFNQVGRPAGTTRSGSGLGLAISRQLVELMGGWIGVESTPGEGSFFWFVLRLDKQPGAAEETPPPELAGLRILVASDNATQRRLFSDRAERWAMEPVAAAVPDALEILAEAEAPFRLAVVDTTNPAASEGLVRAIRADRRLSDLRIVLLVPLGAEARGWRGAGTVTRRLRDEGLIDATLSKPVRLEEHRRALGTALSGDAAPAEEPEKPPAPGLPEGRILLAEDNSTNQAVLQSMLDKLGRQTDIAANGEEALKALRRKPYDLVLMDVQMPIMDGLQATRSIRRGSAGIQCNPPEIPIIAMTAYALQGDRRRCLDAGMDDYLAKPVTPRSLAQVLEKWLPGEHPGAGAPPRGEENGGARNETAPPDDQPPHLGPPRLSPAS, encoded by the coding sequence ATGAGCGGCTCCAGCGGCAGCAACGGTATCGACCTGCACCAGTACTGCAGCCTGGCCCGTATCGGCTGCTGGGAGTACCGCCACCGGGACGGCACACTGCGGTGGGGCGTGGACACCGCCGCCATCTTCGGGATCCCGCCGGAAGAGCTGGGCGACACCCTTCAGGGCTTTCTGGAGGCCGTGCACCCCCGGGACAGGGAACAGGTGGCCGCCATGTGGCGGCGCTCCCGCGAGACCGCCGAGCCCTGCGAGACGGAGCACCGGATCGGCGACACCCTCTGGATGCGCTCCCGCTGCAGCACCGTCTTCGATGCCCAGGGCCGGCCGGAACGCACCCTGGGCATCATGCAGGACATCACCCGCCACCGGCGGACGGAGGACACCCTCCGCACCTTCATGGACAAGCACGAATCCATCCTCAACACCATCCCCGCCATGGTCTTCTGGCTCGACAGGGAAGGCCGGTTCATCCGGGTCAACCGCCCCTTCGCCGAGCGCCACCGATGCGCCCCCGAGGATATCAACGGCCGGTCCCTCTACGACCTCTACCCGCCCGAGGAGGTCCGCCGGTACCAGCGCGACAACCGGGAGGTCATGGCGTCGGGGGTTCCCAAGCGGGGGATAGAGGAGCCCTTCCACACCCCCACCGGCTTCCTGTGGGTGCACACCGACAAGATCCCCCTCACCGACGAGACCGGCGCCGTCATCGGCATCGTGGGCTTCGCCGTGGACATCACCGCCCGCAAGGAGGCCGAACAGCGCCTCCGGGAGTCCCGCAAGCTCTTTGCCGACACCGTGCAGAGCCTGGACGGCATCGTGGTGCTCCTGGACGGCAGCCTCACCATCCAGGTAGCCAGCAAGGCCGTGGGAACCCTCCTGGGCATCCCCGCCCCCGTGGAGGGGCGCAGCTGCTACCGGGCCATCCTGGGCAGAGACGAGCCCTGCCCCGACTGCCCGGCCCGGCTGGCCATGGAGAAGCGGGAGACCGTCCAGGCCCGGCGCCGCATGCCCGACGGACGGGTCTTCCAGCGGACCGTGTCGCCGGTGATCGGCGAGGACGGCCAGGTGCGGGGCGTCACCATCCTGGCCACCGACATCACCGAACACACCCGCACCACCGAGAGGCTGCGCGCCGACGAGGAGGCCGCCCGGGCCGCCAATAAGGCCAAAAGCGAATTCCTGGCCGCCATGAGCCACGAGATCCGCACCCCCCTCAACGGCGTCATCGGCATGGCGGGCCTGCTGCTGGATTCGCCGCTCTCCGGCGAGCAGCGCCGCTACGCCGAGATCGTCCGCGCCAGCGGCGAGTCGCTCCTCCACATCATCAACGACATCCTGGACCTCTCCAAGATCGAGGCCGGCCGGTTTGCCCTGGATGCGGCGGATTTCAACCTGCGGGAAACCATGGACGAGATGGCCGCCACCCTGGCCCTGGAGGCCCACGAGAAGGGCCTGGAGCTGCTCTGCTCGCCCCGCGCCGACTGCCCCACCATGCTCAGGGGCGATCCCGGGCTGCTGCGGCAGGTGCTCACCAACCTCGTCGGCAACGCCGTCAAATGCACCGATGAGGGCCAGGTGACCGTCGGCGCCGAGGCCAGGCGGGAGAGTGAGGGGCAGGTGGAGCTGCTCTTCACCGTGGCCGACACCGGCTGCGGTATCCCCTCGGAGGAGCAGGAGCGGCTCTTCGAGGCCTTCAACCAGGTGGGGAGGCCCGCCGGCACGACCCGCAGCGGCTCCGGCCTGGGGCTGGCCATCTCGCGGCAGCTGGTGGAGCTGATGGGCGGGTGGATCGGCGTGGAGAGCACCCCCGGCGAGGGATCGTTCTTCTGGTTTGTGCTGCGGCTGGACAAGCAGCCCGGCGCCGCAGAGGAGACCCCGCCGCCGGAGCTGGCCGGCCTGCGGATCCTGGTGGCCTCCGACAATGCCACCCAGCGGCGGCTCTTCAGCGACCGCGCCGAACGCTGGGCCATGGAGCCCGTCGCCGCGGCCGTTCCGGACGCCCTGGAGATCCTCGCCGAGGCCGAAGCGCCCTTCCGGCTGGCCGTGGTGGACACCACGAACCCCGCAGCGAGCGAGGGGCTGGTCCGGGCCATCCGCGCCGACCGGCGCCTGTCGGACCTGCGCATCGTCCTGCTCGTCCCCCTGGGCGCCGAAGCCCGCGGCTGGCGGGGAGCGGGAACCGTCACCCGCCGCCTCCGCGATGAAGGGCTCATCGACGCCACCCTCAGCAAGCCCGTACGCCTGGAGGAACACCGCCGCGCCCTCGGCACCGCCCTCTCCGGCGACGCCGCCCCCGCCGAGGAACCCGAAAAGCCCCCCGCGCCGGGCCTGCCGGAGGGGCGCATCCTCCTGGCCGAGGACAACAGCACCAACCAGGCGGTGCTCCAGAGCATGCTGGACAAACTCGGCCGGCAGACCGACATCGCCGCCAACGGCGAGGAAGCCCTCAAGGCCCTGCGGCGGAAGCCCTACGACCTGGTGCTGATGGACGTGCAGATGCCCATCATGGACGGCCTGCAGGCCACCCGGTCAATCCGCCGCGGCAGCGCCGGCATCCAGTGCAACCCCCCGGAGATCCCCATCATCGCCATGACCGCCTACGCCCTGCAGGGCGACCGGCGTCGCTGCCTCGACGCCGGCATGGACGACTACCTCGCCAAACCCGTCACGCCCCGCTCCCTGGCCCAGGTGCTGGAAAAGTGGCTGCCCGGAGAGCACCCCGGCGCCGGCGCGCCTCCCCGGGGAGAGGAAAACGGCGGTGCCCGAAACGAGACCGCTCCGCCCGACGACCAGCCCCCCCATCTGGGACCTCCCCGGCTTTCTCCAGCGTCTTGA
- a CDS encoding C1 family peptidase — translation MERTMKHCGQIISVAGLGLAILLGLLMLGAVCPARAALPELVPTSPDALASCSMTSEELAAFRERFPCGLQRTTREEAEALGFTRLTSSDLRGLREQSGRSVPGTADLLDYMPPVGAQQFNDCAAFSLGHYGVSYWHFREGNRTPTANPADIGSSEYIYNQSNAFKDQGLLSLIDPIFITITNGCAFESVFDPGNTAALPSIETQLTGLPQRAGTRDYIYVDRNVQGSSLAPGVNPVTDTELQTVKELLAEGIPVIAGINVYTSFNQLTNVAEGFYYRGPLDWVNEYAGGHAIMIAGYKDAPEVEGGGAFYLRNSWDTDWGFGGDIFVTYDFLQNHSLEAYPLYDLPDYTPEQYAVITVDHPYRGDLDVRIEANNEMVGLYSPYIMSSMHGGEINADNRPDIRAVIDLTKVVPDNADQLVLAVSDHLAGHSGTITRAEYVDTTTGATKAFNLPDGSAVPDLGTVTGTLQFAAPTPEPTEAPEPEPTTAPEPTEAPAPEPTTEPDPTDAPAPAGSGGGGGCSLGYAPAVLALLLPLMLLARRR, via the coding sequence TTGGAACGCACCATGAAACACTGCGGACAGATCATCTCGGTGGCGGGGCTGGGCCTCGCGATCCTGCTGGGGCTTCTCATGCTCGGCGCGGTCTGCCCCGCCCGGGCGGCGCTGCCGGAGTTGGTACCGACCTCTCCTGATGCGCTTGCCTCCTGCTCCATGACGTCGGAAGAGCTTGCGGCCTTCCGGGAGCGCTTTCCCTGCGGGCTGCAGCGGACCACCCGGGAGGAGGCCGAGGCGCTCGGCTTTACCAGGCTCACTTCTTCGGACCTCAGGGGACTCCGGGAGCAGAGCGGCCGGAGCGTCCCGGGAACGGCGGACCTTCTGGACTACATGCCTCCCGTGGGGGCGCAGCAGTTCAACGACTGCGCCGCCTTTTCACTGGGGCATTACGGTGTCTCCTACTGGCATTTCAGGGAGGGGAACAGAACGCCGACGGCGAACCCGGCGGACATAGGGAGCTCCGAGTATATCTACAACCAGTCCAACGCATTCAAGGATCAAGGGCTCCTCAGCCTGATCGATCCCATTTTTATCACCATCACCAACGGCTGCGCCTTTGAAAGTGTCTTTGATCCGGGCAACACGGCGGCACTGCCCTCTATCGAGACCCAGCTCACGGGCCTTCCCCAGCGGGCGGGAACGAGGGACTACATCTACGTGGACAGAAACGTGCAGGGGAGTTCTCTGGCGCCGGGTGTGAATCCGGTTACCGATACGGAGCTGCAGACGGTGAAGGAGCTCCTTGCCGAGGGCATTCCCGTCATTGCCGGGATCAATGTCTACACCAGCTTCAATCAGCTCACGAACGTGGCTGAAGGCTTTTACTATAGGGGGCCGCTGGACTGGGTAAACGAATATGCAGGCGGCCACGCCATCATGATCGCCGGCTACAAGGACGCGCCGGAGGTGGAAGGCGGCGGCGCTTTCTACCTGCGCAACTCCTGGGACACCGACTGGGGCTTCGGCGGTGATATCTTCGTCACCTACGACTTCCTGCAGAACCACTCCCTGGAAGCCTACCCACTCTACGACCTGCCCGACTACACACCGGAGCAGTACGCCGTCATCACCGTAGACCACCCCTATCGGGGCGACCTGGACGTGCGCATCGAGGCCAACAACGAGATGGTCGGTCTCTACTCGCCCTACATCATGTCCTCTATGCACGGTGGCGAGATCAACGCCGACAACCGGCCCGACATCCGCGCCGTCATCGACCTCACGAAGGTGGTCCCCGACAACGCCGACCAGCTGGTGCTCGCCGTCTCCGACCACCTCGCCGGCCACTCCGGCACCATTACGCGGGCGGAGTACGTCGACACAACCACCGGAGCGACCAAGGCCTTCAACCTGCCCGACGGCAGCGCCGTTCCCGACCTGGGCACCGTCACCGGCACCCTGCAGTTCGCCGCTCCCACACCGGAGCCCACCGAGGCCCCGGAACCGGAACCCACTACAGCGCCCGAACCCACCGAGGCACCTGCCCCCGAACCCACCACAGAACCCGATCCCACCGACGCACCGGCCCCGGCCGGTTCCGGCGGCGGAGGCGGCTGCAGCCTGGGATACGCCCCGGCAGTCCTGGCTCTCCTGCTGCCGCTGATGCTCCTTGCCCGCCGTCGCTAG
- the cmr6 gene encoding type III-B CRISPR module RAMP protein Cmr6, which translates to MTSPACRSALQGVDRGKAEHAGLLLQRYLREPYKDEGHPEERQKLYAAARKAAAASRGGLYADAFERWKEALQSQSALYGNLHIQEGRMVIGLGGENVLEAGLTLHHTYGVPFIPGSALKGLAAHYCHTVWGRAGDKEADEEAARFRMGGDYHRILFGDTDDAGHITFHDAWLTPTGGKQDSGLRPDVMTPHHPGYYSSGGREGAPADSDSPNPVAFLAVQGNFLTAVSCDDPEADEWAQLAFDLLAQAVAEWGIGGKTSSGYGRGELKVDVEVEKAQRSVTINGGSYREGDTLEIPCIKVNKKGNPQFKVQGETEAWNIDLPEGEGKPRDLKKGDMVPVRLVQIADNLLTISFQPYYDNS; encoded by the coding sequence ATGACTAGCCCGGCCTGCCGCAGCGCGCTGCAGGGCGTCGACCGCGGGAAGGCGGAGCACGCCGGACTGCTGCTCCAGCGCTATCTCCGCGAGCCCTACAAGGACGAAGGGCACCCCGAGGAGCGACAGAAGCTCTACGCCGCCGCCCGGAAGGCTGCGGCCGCCAGCCGGGGCGGCCTCTACGCCGACGCCTTCGAGCGGTGGAAGGAGGCGCTGCAGTCCCAGAGCGCGCTCTACGGCAATCTGCACATCCAGGAGGGGCGGATGGTCATCGGCCTGGGCGGCGAGAACGTCCTGGAGGCTGGCCTGACCCTCCACCACACCTACGGCGTGCCCTTCATCCCCGGGAGCGCCCTCAAGGGGCTGGCGGCCCACTACTGCCACACCGTCTGGGGCAGGGCCGGAGACAAGGAGGCCGACGAGGAGGCCGCCCGGTTCCGCATGGGCGGCGACTACCACAGAATCCTCTTCGGCGACACCGACGACGCCGGGCACATCACCTTCCACGACGCCTGGCTGACCCCCACCGGCGGCAAGCAGGACAGCGGCCTCCGCCCCGACGTCATGACGCCCCACCACCCCGGCTACTACAGCTCCGGCGGCCGGGAGGGCGCCCCTGCGGACAGCGACAGCCCCAACCCGGTGGCCTTCCTTGCCGTGCAGGGGAACTTCCTCACCGCTGTGAGCTGCGACGACCCCGAGGCCGACGAGTGGGCCCAGCTGGCCTTCGATCTGCTCGCCCAGGCGGTGGCGGAATGGGGCATCGGCGGCAAGACCTCCAGCGGCTACGGCCGCGGCGAGCTGAAGGTGGATGTGGAGGTGGAGAAGGCGCAGCGCAGCGTCACCATCAACGGCGGCAGCTACAGGGAGGGCGACACCCTGGAGATTCCCTGCATCAAGGTGAACAAGAAGGGCAACCCCCAGTTCAAGGTCCAGGGGGAGACCGAGGCGTGGAACATCGACCTCCCCGAGGGCGAGGGGAAGCCCAGGGATCTGAAGAAGGGTGACATGGTGCCGGTGCGGCTGGTGCAAATCGCCGACAACCTGCTCACCATCTCCTTCCAGCCCTACTACGACAACAGCTAG
- a CDS encoding type III-B CRISPR module-associated protein Cmr5: MATSKQVTTRNQRFAERSWSYVSRIADGPRGGEDFSIFAKSFPSVIHSCGLAQALAFARAKGRDDVVEALAAVLGREKDAGDLVEESRTAGMTDYLRLSRDALAAASWIKRQTEALGKERGNDPHD; this comes from the coding sequence ATGGCGACAAGCAAGCAGGTGACCACGCGGAACCAGCGGTTTGCCGAGCGCTCCTGGAGCTACGTCTCGAGGATCGCCGACGGCCCCCGGGGAGGGGAGGACTTCAGCATCTTCGCCAAGTCCTTCCCCTCGGTGATCCACAGCTGCGGCCTGGCCCAGGCGCTGGCCTTCGCCCGGGCCAAGGGCCGCGACGATGTGGTGGAGGCGCTGGCGGCGGTCCTCGGCCGGGAGAAGGACGCCGGGGATCTGGTGGAGGAGAGCCGGACCGCCGGGATGACCGACTATCTGCGGCTCAGCCGGGACGCCCTGGCCGCGGCGAGCTGGATCAAGCGGCAGACCGAGGCCCTGGGCAAGGAACGGGGGAACGATCCCCATGACTAG
- the cmr4 gene encoding type III-B CRISPR module RAMP protein Cmr4, which produces MEAKQAKLYGMHTLSPLHVGAGRGVGYIDLPIMREKVTNWPFVPGSSVKGVIADNYGATDEARRSEKGRMLGVAFGLAGEDAANSGSLVFTDARLVALPTRSLYGTFAWVTSPLALARFARDCEQTGRECRELPAFTGDDPARQVLVNEGSALAAENTVYLEDLDLDVRRAREDEPVGRWSELLAGLFFPGDGNKNWREAFGRRFAVVHDDVFAFLTETGTQVDARIRIDEKTKTVQRGALWYEESLPAEALLAGFVWCDRVWGGGTATPEQLLEDYCSGAHALQVGGKATVGRGNVRLLFDEEVDPWRQASR; this is translated from the coding sequence ATGGAAGCGAAACAGGCGAAACTCTACGGGATGCACACCCTCTCCCCGCTGCACGTCGGGGCGGGACGGGGGGTCGGCTATATCGATCTGCCCATCATGCGCGAGAAGGTGACCAACTGGCCCTTTGTCCCCGGTTCGTCGGTGAAGGGCGTCATCGCCGACAACTACGGCGCCACCGACGAGGCCCGCAGGAGCGAGAAGGGCAGGATGCTGGGCGTCGCCTTCGGCCTGGCCGGGGAGGACGCCGCCAACAGCGGTTCGCTGGTCTTCACCGACGCCCGGCTGGTAGCACTGCCCACACGGAGCCTCTACGGCACCTTCGCCTGGGTCACCTCGCCGCTGGCGCTGGCCCGCTTCGCCCGGGACTGCGAACAGACGGGCAGGGAGTGCCGCGAACTGCCGGCCTTCACCGGCGACGACCCCGCCAGACAGGTGCTGGTGAACGAGGGATCGGCGCTGGCCGCGGAGAACACCGTCTACCTGGAAGACCTGGACCTGGACGTCAGGAGAGCCAGGGAGGACGAGCCCGTTGGACGGTGGTCGGAGCTGCTGGCGGGGCTCTTCTTCCCCGGCGACGGGAACAAAAACTGGCGGGAGGCCTTCGGCAGGCGCTTCGCCGTGGTCCACGACGACGTCTTCGCCTTCCTCACCGAGACAGGCACCCAGGTGGACGCCCGCATCCGGATCGACGAGAAGACCAAGACCGTCCAGCGGGGCGCCCTCTGGTACGAGGAGTCCCTGCCCGCCGAGGCGCTGCTGGCGGGGTTCGTCTGGTGCGACCGCGTCTGGGGCGGCGGAACGGCCACGCCGGAGCAGCTCCTGGAGGACTACTGCAGCGGCGCCCATGCCCTCCAGGTAGGCGGCAAGGCCACCGTGGGCCGCGGCAACGTGCGGCTGCTCTTTGACGAGGAGGTGGACCCATGGCGACAAGCAAGCAGGTGA
- the cmr3 gene encoding type III-B CRISPR module-associated protein Cmr3: MSGQEATLRISPRDPLIFRDGRPFNAGEATRARTRTWPPPSQTTGAVRSLLGKLAGVDFRESAVIERLLALEVSGPLPFRRGKLFFPAPLDFTATGDAGADGAPTAHYPLRPEKPADGGGTDLPGELEPLLLPEEAGDFKPGTPPPFWSRKRIASWLAGSGDFRADYPADGEDDHPEWITTLPTDERTHVCIDPARGSADEGLLFSTSACDFALRDGADETALSILLRVRPGGGPFGDALAAKPDRLATLGGERRTVRVASSDAAPWDCPGEIRAALRGAEQVRMVLATDALFTGGWKPGWLDSQLRGVVPGTGVRVRLRAAAVGRGRYHSGWSYDRSGGRRPGPKPARRAVPAGSVYFFDVEQGSAEELAPRWLEPVSDEPQDALDGFGLALWGIW, from the coding sequence ATGAGCGGACAGGAGGCAACCCTCCGGATCTCCCCGCGGGATCCCCTGATCTTCCGCGACGGACGGCCCTTCAACGCCGGCGAGGCCACCAGGGCGCGCACCAGGACCTGGCCGCCGCCGTCGCAGACCACCGGTGCGGTGCGCAGCCTGCTGGGCAAGCTCGCCGGGGTGGACTTCCGGGAGAGCGCCGTCATCGAGAGGCTGCTCGCCCTGGAGGTCTCCGGCCCGCTGCCCTTCCGGCGGGGGAAACTCTTTTTCCCCGCGCCGCTGGACTTCACCGCCACAGGCGACGCCGGGGCGGACGGCGCCCCCACAGCCCACTACCCCCTGCGCCCGGAGAAACCGGCGGACGGCGGGGGCACGGATCTCCCCGGGGAACTGGAGCCGCTGCTCCTCCCCGAGGAGGCCGGCGACTTCAAGCCCGGCACGCCGCCGCCCTTCTGGAGCCGCAAGAGGATAGCCTCCTGGCTCGCCGGGAGCGGCGACTTCCGTGCCGACTACCCGGCCGACGGCGAGGATGACCACCCCGAGTGGATCACCACGCTGCCCACCGACGAGCGGACCCATGTCTGCATCGACCCGGCCAGGGGCAGCGCCGACGAAGGGCTGCTCTTTTCCACCTCGGCCTGCGACTTCGCCCTGCGGGACGGCGCCGATGAGACGGCGCTCTCCATCCTCCTCCGGGTGCGCCCCGGCGGGGGGCCCTTCGGGGATGCCCTGGCGGCGAAGCCGGACCGTCTGGCCACGCTGGGCGGCGAACGGCGGACCGTGCGGGTGGCCTCAAGCGACGCCGCCCCCTGGGACTGTCCCGGGGAGATCCGCGCGGCGTTGCGGGGGGCGGAACAGGTGCGGATGGTCCTGGCCACCGACGCGCTCTTCACCGGCGGCTGGAAGCCGGGATGGCTCGACAGCCAGCTGCGGGGCGTCGTCCCCGGCACGGGGGTGCGGGTGCGGCTCCGCGCCGCCGCAGTGGGGCGCGGGCGCTACCACTCGGGATGGAGCTACGACAGAAGCGGCGGCAGGCGCCCCGGCCCCAAGCCCGCCAGGCGGGCGGTCCCCGCCGGGAGCGTCTACTTCTTCGACGTGGAACAGGGGTCCGCCGAGGAGCTGGCTCCGCGCTGGCTCGAACCGGTCTCCGACGAACCGCAGGACGCGCTGGACGGTTTCGGTCTCGCCCTCTGGGGCATCTGGTGA